A window of the bacterium genome harbors these coding sequences:
- a CDS encoding DEAD/DEAH box helicase: protein RWWNAAREDQATDRVHRIGQKRAVQVFKLITEGTLEEKIAAIIDRKRDLMESIVQEDDPRLAKIFSRDELLGLLRQI from the coding sequence CCGCTGGTGGAACGCGGCGCGGGAAGACCAGGCCACGGACCGGGTCCACCGCATCGGCCAGAAGCGTGCCGTCCAGGTCTTCAAGCTGATCACCGAGGGCACGCTGGAGGAGAAGATCGCCGCCATCATCGACCGCAAGCGCGACCTGATGGAGAGCATCGTCCAGGAGGACGATCCGCGCCTGGCCAAGATCTTTTCGCGCGACGAGCTGCTGGGGCTGCTGCGTCAGATCTGA